A stretch of the Muntiacus reevesi chromosome 8, mMunRee1.1, whole genome shotgun sequence genome encodes the following:
- the P2RY12 gene encoding P2Y purinoceptor 12: MDNLSSVAGNSSQCSRDYKITQALFPILYTVLFLVGLVTNSLAMRVFFQIRSKSNFIIFLKNTVISDLLMILTFPFKILSDTKLGTGPLRAFVCQVTSVVFYFTMYISISFLGLITIDRYQKTTRPFKTANPNNLLGAKVLSVIIWAFMFLLSLPNMILTNRRPSDKTVKKCSFLKSEFGLVWHEIVNYVCQVIFWINFLIVIVCYTLITKELYKSYMRTRGAGKAPKKKVNIKVFIIIAVFFICFVPFHFARIPYTLSQTRDVFDCAAENTLFYVKESTLWLTSLNACLDPFIYFFLCKSFKNSLMSMLRCSGSASSPAHDKRKKGQDGSDPSEETPL; encoded by the coding sequence ATGGACAACCTCAGCTCTGTGGCCGGGAACAGCAGCCAGTGCAGCCGAGACTACAAGATCACCCAGGCGCTCTTCCCGATCCTCTACACCGTCCTGTTCCTCGTGGGGCTCGTCACTAACAGCCTGGCCATGAGGGTGTTCTTTCAGATCCGCAGTAAATCCAACTTCATTATTTTCCTTAAGAACACCGTCATCTCCGATCTCCTCATGATTCTGACTTTTCCATTCAAGATCCTCAGCGATACTAAGCTGGGGACAGGGCCCCTGAGGGCCTTCGTGTGCCAAGTGACCTCCGTGGTGTTCTATTTCACGATGTACATTAGCATCTCCTTCCTGGGGCTGATAACCATCGATCGCTACCAGAAGACCACCAGGCCCTTCAAGACGGCCAACCCCAACAATCTCCTGGGGGCCAAGGTCCTCTCGGTCATCATCTGGGCGTTCATGTTCTTACTCTCCTTGCCCAACATGATTCTGACCAACAGGAGGCCGAGTGACAAGACTGTGAAGAAATGCTCATTTCTGAAGTCGGAGTTTGGTCTGGTCTGGCATGAAATAGTCAATTACGTCTGTCAAGTCATTTTCTGGATTAACTTTCTCATCGTCATCGTATGCTACACGCTCATTACCAAAGAGTTGTACAAATCCTACATGAGAACGAGGGGCGCTGGCAAGGCCCCCAAGAAAAAGGTCAACATCAAGGTGTTCATCATCATCGCTGTGTTTTTCATATGTTTCGTTCCGTTCCATTTTGCCCGAATCCCCTACACCCTGAGTCAAACCCGGGATGTCTTTGACTGCGCAGCTGAGAACACTCTCTTCTACGTGAAGGAGAGCACACTCTGGCTGACGTCCCTGAACGCGTGCCTGGACCCCTTCATCTACTTCTTCCTTTGCAAGTCCTTCAAAAATTCCTTGATGAGTATGCTGAGATGTTCCGGTTCTGCATCATCTCCAGCCCATGACAAGAGGAAAAAAGGACAGGACGGCAGTGACCCAAGTGAAGAGACACCACTGTGA